AACAGCGGCTGGACCTGGAGCAGGAGAtagaaaagctgaaaactgatGAGAACTACATCCGGGACCGCCTGGCCCTTTCCCTGAAGGTAACGGGGTCTAAGTGCAGCTGTGTGTTTCCCCCAAAAGGCAAGGATGCCCAGAAGTGGGGAGCGAGGCTTGCAGCATAGTCCTTGTTGAGAGGATGTGTTACAGGGTGTGTTGAGCTAGCTGAAAGTAATTTCAGCAGCAAGATAGAGGCATATCCCTGATAATTGTTTTTTGGGTCACCTTGATAGGTTACTCCTTGGATTCATAAGGCTCCAGTTCAAATCTCTGCTGCCATCAAGTGCAGAGTGTGCATTTGTATGGCTATCAGATGGGCTGTCTTCCTTGCTGGCTGCTTGACTGTCCAGCCAGGAGATAATATGTCTTGACAAagtttaaaatattgctttaaaaacaaaacaaaaaaaaccctctaaggCAAGCTTGCTGTTATGCCTTTTGACAATTTATCTGCTGCCTAATGCAATGGTATCACTCACCTGTGACTCCACAGATTCACAtccttttcctatatttttttttcagaaaacacttaaGACACAATGCTTTATCTGACCGCTGCCTTACTATTTAATTAACTTTtgcttagtttaaaaaaaaaaataaaatggtaatgGTGTTGTCTTACAAACGACATCAAAAGTGCTGACAGTCAGAGGGAGCTAATACAGCCTTACAGATGTTTGGGCGAGCAGCTTTTGAAGGGGGTGGCTGTCCTGTGAGCATCAGGAAAATTGTAAAATACTGCTCCCGAAGCAGTGACCTGAAGGGCGAGAGGAGCAGCGGAGCACAGGGTTTGTTCACGCTTGCTGTTTTGCTGTGGCAAGAGGGGTTGTGTGTGCATGGATTCACAATTCTTATCGTCCGCTGAAGCCTGTAGCAGTGTCACGCTCTGATTTGACTGGGAGATGACTTTTCTGAGTCACCACGtgctaatgttttctttctccaaatgCTAAGGCTCTTGGggtggtgtttttggttttttttttttttctccaggaaaacagccGCCTGGAAAGCGAGCTAttggaaacaggagaaaaactggCCGAGTATGAAAGCTTGGCCAGCAAACTGCAGAGGAACTTGGAAAACGTCTTGGCTGAGAAGGTAAATCCTCCTCTTCCCAGTATGCGTCcagaattaaattgcttttcagttaCTACACGCAAGATGCCAATTTAACTAATATCCAGAGGCTCTTGGGGTTCCTATCCAGATGTGACCAAGGCACGGCCTCCCTTGTTGACATGGACTGCCTGGCTGACTTCCAGTTAAGGAAATTAATGATACTCCACCTTAGCTGTAGTTTTATACCAATCAACAGTAGGGAGCCTTACAGTGAAGCAATCATCCAGCAGatctgcagggattttttttttttccccagaacataGTTTTGGCTAGACTCAATGTGCAGGTCCTTTCTAGGGGAGATGATACACGAGGTGTTGGGTGTGAAGTGGCATCTCTGCTAAACTTAAGTGAAAATTGAGGTGATCGTGGTTGTATTACAATAAACTCATCAGAATATCAGCGTCTCCAAAGGCATTTCAGTGTGTGTGCATCTATAGACAAAGGCTCTCATACTGGTATTCTCACCCAGCATCCGTTTTCCAGAATTTTTTAAAGATGGGGTTATTTATCAAACCAAGATGTGCATATGCTAAGCTAGAAAGCTGCAATCTGCAATCAAAGTGAACATGAGAGCTATGGTGAGATAGCAGCTAGTATTTAAGGAGGTTGCTCATCGTCCCCTACCAGCAGGGAAGCagagcttctgtatttaaaataaaataaaagagggGAGAGGGTGTGGGCTGCAGGACTGCTTGTGAAAGGCACCCAGGCTGTGATGAGCAGGGCTGTTTGGTGGAAGAGTAACTGGATCCCGTTCATGCCATTTCAGTTTGGTGACCTGGATCCCAGCAGTGCGGAGTTTTTCCTGCAGGAGGAGAGACTGGCGCAGATGAGAAGCGAGTACGAGCGGCAGTGCAGAGTAAGTGGAGAGCTGGCACCCGTGTGCCCGTGCTCACCCAGAACAGCCTTGCTGCAACCAGCAGCGCAGAGCAGCAATATAatgctgctgggttttttcctaCATAATGGCTTTTTCACATTAATCCAAGCTCTTGGGGGGTGGAAAGCTCTTGCTGCAGAAGTAACTGGCCGAGCTAAGAGGGTGAGGTGCCCCAAGGGTGGGCTGGGATTTGATCTGTGGAGCCTCCTTTGTTCCTGAGCTCTACATCGTGCGCAGTTGCGCACTAGTGGTTTTTTGATTTATGAAATAAAGTTTGCCCTAACTTGAATTCAGAGTTGCAGGAACTTACAGAGAAATAAGATATATCTGAGTCTTGGTGGTTTCCAAAACAGTAGCATTTccttaaaatgaaactgaaaatgtgaAGCTTGTCTTCTCCTCCCCAGATCTTGTATGGCTGAAATACTTCTTTAAAGTGGGCCTGCAAGTATCTATTTACATATCTACTTTCTGATGACTACGATGGTTACAGCTCATCTGTTCTGCATGATTCTTTTCATTCAACAACAGACTACCTTGGCAAAAGGCTGTCTGATCTGAAACAGCACACTAGGTCTCTTAAGAAGTTGCAGTTTAAACGCAAAGATGtctagaaatatttattaattgaTACTTCTTGATAAGACGTTGCTTGAATAAgcagttgattttctttttttttgagtacTGGCAGATATGAATCGGTTCACTCTCTGAACCTTCCAAATGTGTAGAATTGTGTGTTTACAGATTCAGGGATTCATTTTCCCCAATAAACACTGTTCATTGAGCTGAGCGCATGACATTTGGCACAAACACTCGGGATATTCCTCTGGCAAGTGGGCAGAAGTACCAGATGGTAAATGCAGTAATGAGGGTATCTCCTTCCTAATTTGATCTTTTGCTTCTGATTTGATTTTGCAAGTAGATGGTGTTTGAAGAGGTATTTCTCAACTGTTTGAAAATGTTCCTaagctgttgtttaaaaaaaaaggttgtagGAAGAAGGAATAAAATGGAAGGTCCTGGAGCACAATATACTTTAGATGTAGAATATATACAGGCTCTCAAGAAACTTCTGCTCTTTTAGTAAGAAACGCATCTGTCACTTGCACAGGTTGGAACCTGGAGAAGGGGTGTTGATTTGCTAATAGGAGGATGACTAATTGTGGCATGATGGCAGGATTATTGACAAGTCTTTACCTACTAATTCCCTCCTAAATGTCTCATCGTGGGAGTGTGGTGATGTACAGATGCTCAGCTGCCTTGGCTGCTTTCACTCAGGCAtctttttcccccactttcaGGAGCTGCAGGACCAGATAGATGAGCTGCACTCGGAGCTGGAGGAGTACCGTGCCCAAGGCAAAGTGCTCAGGCCTTCGCTGAAAAATTCGCTGTCAGAAGAGTTCGACATTGATATGAAAAGTCATGGCAATAGTGGAATTGAGCCTGACCAAGGTAAAGGTCATCTCCTGTATGACCAACTTCTGTGCTGTAGGTATTTATGATAACATCTTACAGGCAATTATGCAAAAACTTTCCCAAACCTTCCCAGCAAGATTCAACCACCACCTCCATTTTGCTATTTAACATTAAGTGGAATATGGCTGCTGTACTACATTCAAAGCTGAAATTCATGCTTGCAGTTTCTTGTCTCTGTGTGTGATGGGAAATTGGAGAGCTGCAAGTAGCTGCCTAAACAAATCTAAATTGATGAAATAATTCTGTTGAGAATGTATCTCTTTGGGCTTCAGGAATATGTAtataattactatttttacaGGACTTGGTTCAGAAGACTGCAACCCATTAAATATGAGCATAGAGGCAGAAATGGCTATTGAACAAATGAAGGAGCAACATCACAGGGATCTACATCACCTCAAACAGGAGCTTGAAGACACAGTAAGCTATTAAATGAAACTTTACAACTTTTCCAGCCTCTTCATACAGGTGGAATGGTCTTGAAGAAGGACTTTTTAATTCCTGGTCAAACTATAACCTTTCTGTGAATCTGAGCTATCTACCTTCCCTGCTCCTTCTGCATGTTGCTGTGCAATGTAGAGGGCTGAATGAACGCTGCAGTAGATCCGCATGCCACCCCACAGCTAACAAGAGAGCAGCGAGCCTTTCTGAGGCAGTATTACATCTACTGTCTTGAGAGCCTGCTGCATCTGAATTAGCCACTTCATTCCCGCTGGCATGGGATAATTGTGGGGTAGGAAGGCTGCTGGCAGGAGTCTGCAGTGCTAAATGCTACGCTTGTGAGGTCTGGTGGTGTTGAAACACAATCTGTGCTGTGGGAGTATGGAAACTCTGCTGTTATATCTGTGCCACTGAAAATGGGCAGTCAGCTCCCCGTTTTCAGGGTGTCCATCTGCAGATTAATCTTGCCACATGTGCAGAAATATCTCCATGAGCTCCCACGGCCAGCCCATGTCTGCGTCGGGGGCAGTGTTGCCAAGACAAACCTACTGTACCTCACTCTGCAGGTGAGGTGCACTGGGGTGGAGCTGGCCAGGCCAGGCTTCCACTTTCCACTGCAACTGTCAGCCCAGTGCCCACCTCCAGATGAGGGATGGCTATATAATTATCATCCAGAACTATAATCTATTCACTTCACATATGGCATAACACAGGTATGCTGAAACTGTGACAAAGCTGGGATAGGAGTGGGAAAAGGGGACTGATAAAATATCATCCCCAAATCATTACTTTTTCCTTAACTGACACAATGTTgcttgtgtaaaaaaaaaaaaaccaaaaaaacccaacaacaagcaagcaaacaaacaaaaaactcccacaacctttttaaagagaaaggcCTCATCTGCCTCTTAATTTGGGGAAGATTTTGAAAAAGTaatcagtgaaataaaaaaagagcccACTTGTAATTTGCAAAACTGACTTGGGACTTAAAAGTTGTTAGTGGCTTTGCTTTTCACAAATTCTCTTAATGGAAAAGCATGAATTCCACTGGCTTCtgcataataataatttttatccCAGTAAGAAATTAAGCTGAGCACTTTAGCATTCCTTGCAGGGGAAATCAATATAAGATGCTAATGTGTAAATCAAAATATTCTATAGAATATATGGAAATATAGAATACAGAAATGCTGAGAAAACATCTCTGTAGAACGTTCCATAGAAGATGAACCATTccaatctgttttcctttgtgtAGGTGAGCCATTACGAAAAGCAGCTAGATGAGACAAAAATCCACTGTGAAAAGGAACAAGAGGATATGAGGAAGAAGTACACTGAAGAGATGCATGTCATGGAAAAGCAAATAACTGGCcttaaaaatcaaattgcagAACTGCAAGGAGAGGCAGCAGAGCTCAGAGAACAGCAAGAAAAGCTTGACTGTAAATACAatgatgagaaaaacaaattacagatGCGTTTCGATGAGGAAAAAGCCAATCTGCAAGAACTATTGAGGCAGGAGCACGAAGAAGATGTAAGAGCCAGACTGGAGCAGGTAAACGAGAAGTTTAGTCAAGAACGGGAAGAACTGATTCAAAATGGTGTCTGGGTGGAAGAAAAAATGAGAGTTTTAGTGCAGACACTGCAGGAAGAGAAGGGAGAGCTGGAACGTGGCTTTCACGAGCAGCTGAAAAGGATGGCAGAGGTGCATGCCCTGGAGAAGGAAGAGCTCCAACAAGAGCTGCTGAGGAAGCACGAGCATGACCTGGAGGAGGAAAGGTGAGTGTCACCGCTGGCGGGGACGGAAGGGGTGTACGCTGACCCTGATGGCTTGGCGTGGTGACCAAGGTGAACCTAGTGCCGAAATGACTCCCAATGCTTAATTCAAGTGTACTAACTGTACAGTGCTGTTACCTGGTTTATTCCAGAACGCTGGGCTGCTATTCAGGAGCTTTTTCTTCTGACCTCTCTCAAGCagatatttttattgatttttagcTCACCCAGAGGCAACAATAGTGTTAAAGCATAACCAGACATGATTAATTTGAGCTCTGTTCAGGATCCCTGTGCTTTACAAATCCctgctttgttcttttaaagcatTTGGGTTTTCAGACTACTTTTCTGAAGAAGTAAAGGGATGGATGGTAAATGCTTTTAGCCAAGATTCGAGTGTCAACAGAACTGAAACCATCCTGGGGTGACAGGGAGAGATGGGGGTAAGAACATCTGCCCCCACAAATCTGATCACAAGTATAGAAGAGCATATATTGTACATGAAGCCTTTTCTGAGGACAGTTCATGAGTTACAATTTTCCAAGGcaattagatttttatttttgaagtttcaACAAATTGCCTCAAATTTAACTTTGGCTCTTGGAAACACCTGTCAAATCTAAAACTCAatgaaaaactaattttcagCTTGTTTTATTCAGCCTAAAAAGCCATTTGAATCTCTTTGAGTTAGCCCAGATTTTAGTAATATATTATGTTAAccatgtttaggaaaaaaatggaaagtgaCTATAACAGAAGAGCATCTCATGCAGAAACTCAGTTTTCTGTCGACACACAAATACTTGTGAACAAATATGAAGAAACGATCCAAAATCTGGAAGGACGTTACCAGCGAGAGCTGCATGAACTTGCTGAACAGCAAAGAGAGGAGAAATCTCAGTGGGAGTTTGAAAAGGATGAAATTGCTCAGGAGGTTGCTGAAGCCCACGAGCAACTGAAGGAAAGTCTGGCAAATGAAAAGGCAGTTTCTTCTGCCCTGACCCAGGAGAAAGATCTCCTGGAGAAAAACTTCAAGGAAGAAGTGAACAAGCTTGTGTGCGAGAGAGAGCAGCTTCAGAAGGAGCTGAGAGACCTGAGGAATGCTgctgagaagcaggagaaaaagctgAATGATAAAATAATACAACTCCAAAATGACCATGAGAAAGAGCTAAAGAACAAAGAAGAGCGTATATCTGTGGTGGAGGAAAATGGGAAGCTGGTTAGGCAAAAGCTGGAGAGGCTTGACAGTGAATATAAGCAGGAGAAAGAAGACCTCAATTCCAAACTTCTTACTTTGGAGAGTTTAAACAAAGACATTTGTgtaagagcagaaacagaaaaggctgaGATGAGTTTGGAAATCTCAGACCTTCaagggaaaatacagaaattgcaATGGGAGACCCATAATTTTTCCGCACTACAAAATCATTATAGGGTCCTGGAAAACGAGTATGCCAAAGCAAAGAGCAAAATTGCTTCTTTCTCTGGTATGGCACCTCTGGGAGATGATGCAGATGTCCTCTTAAATCTGCAGAAAGTGCACGAGCAAGCTGTGAAGGAAAATGTCAGAATGGCCGCTGAGATCACCAGGCTGCAGCACAGGTTGCAAGCTGCAGAGCGGGAGCCCGTGCAGCCTCCTAGTCCTGGCTGCTCCGACTCCAGCTCAGCCCCATCTCAGCTGCCAGATGAAATGGATCCCATTTTTGAAGGGTTGCCCAGCGACTGTGAAGATGCAGACAAGGGAACAGATTCAAATGTCCTTCCGCTTTTGGAGGCTGATACTATAGACCTGGAAGAAATGAGTGAGATTGATTCAGATTTGGAGAAAGCACATGTTAAAGCCAGAGCAGGCGGCCGTGCACTCGAGGTGCAGGTGTGTCAGACACAAGGAAGTAAAGCAGCACTGGAAGCTGATGGCAATCAGGATTGTGACAAGAATCAAGAGCTGCTTTCTCGAGTGCCTCTGCTGCAAAAAAGGAGAGACATCGAGAAAAAGCTTGAGAGAGTTCCCAGACCAAAAATGCTACACAATGATGTTAAACAGCAGAAAGTTCATCTGCTAAATCATAGAATAGCTCCCAAAACTAAAGGGTTTGTTTCTGATGCTTTGAAGCTGCAGGTTGAGCTTGAGAAGGCTGAAGAACTGAGTGAAGCCTCTCTCCTGCTTGATCATGCTCCTGGGTCAACAAATGGTGACCTAAAAAGCGTAATAGCTCAGCTTTGGAAAAGGGTCACAGAGTTAGAAGACAGATTGATGGCACAGGCTAAACTTCTGTCACTACAAGAAGAAATTCAGGTAGAAAATGAGGATCTGAAATCTGAAATGGTAAAGttagttgaaaaaaataaagtgctagAAAACAACCTGCGTAAGCTGAGAAGCCTTCACTGCGAGCTAGAAGAAAGCCAACTGGAAAGTATTAAGCTCAGAGAGAAAAACACACAGCTCCTCCAAAAAGTTAAAGAATTGGAAGATGTCCAAGAACAAGACACGCAAGGAAACATAGATGCACACAGTGACCAGTTAAGGCTGCGATGCCAGCTTGGGAAGCTGGAAAAACATGCCACCGCATTTACAGGTCAGCAAGACAAACATGCCCCAAGTGACAGCCTGGTGAAAGAAATGTCATTGGAAAagagggagctgcaggagcccAACAGAAAGCTGAAGGAGAAAGCTGCTGCTCTGGTTAGCCCAACCAACATGCATTCTCacgaagagagagaggagaggaaaacagTGACGCAGGGCTTACAAAGCACGTGCACTGAGCTGCAGCAAAAAGTTGATCTCCTGAGGTAACGTACACTTGCAAAACTTTGTGGGAAACGTGCCGGCCCCACAGTAATCAAACGTGCTGCTTAGAAACTAACCTAGCGTCCCACTCATCGCTTCGTagccgcctgcctgcctgcctgccgtaCGGTTGCTGCATTAACCACTGTAGTTTAACTTTGGTTAGAAACCGGTGCCTTGGACTCTAACTACTAGCCAGCAGGCTGTTTAATCGTGGATAACGACGGTTGAAATCAATGTGTGTGACTTACTCCTCTCTGACCATGACCTAACATGAGTGGTAAAACAGGAGCAACCTGCCAGCTGTTCTGTCTGTGGATGTAGTCACCTTTGCAGTGTGTAGTTTATGGCACATCAGAAACCCCTGTATTTTTATGTCCAAAATACTATGGTAACACTTCCAGAATGCTTTTAGCTTTTACTAATATCACTCCTTCACTCAGTTTGCTCCCTTCTAGTACTGAATGTTAGTTAGAATGctaaaagtgcttttattttcctcaatGTTTAAGTTAATGCTAGAGAATTATGgtaatttttttcccagcaggAGCACTTAGTGTTAGGAATCCAACAGGTGATGTGGTAAATACCATTCTAACACAGAGAATATAATAGATTTTATCTACATGTTTTTAACTGCTGTATTTCAGCAAGAATTTTTTTGGAGGCCGTAAAGTAGCTACAGCTGGTTTAATTATTGTTCAGCACCAGCTTCCTGCAGGAAACTGTTCTTTCAGGTATTACACCATGGCTAAGTTATTTCTTTAGCCGCCTCAGGACAGAAAAGGCACTTTCCAACGCTGCTGTTCCCAGCATACAGACTCTAGAAACAGCTGGGGACACAGCTCACTCTCCTAGCAATCTGCATATTGTGGTGTTAAGCTGTTTAGAGTTATGTTATTTGTAACTTAAGGACTGAAAGGTATACTATAATATTAGTGTGAAACTTTTATTAGGTATCTTAGATTTTAAATAACTTTAGCTGTacaaaaacatgcacaaaaagcCCCTTTTTCAGTGCTCTGGGGAGCACTCTTagtaaatgaaatgtgaaatcCATATACCCTTCACACATAAAATAAGTCAATTGtagctttgttttgaaatattacaGGGAGCTTAGGCTTTTAGTAATTTTTCTCCCTGTGGGCCTGGACGATATACAGAAACAGTTTTCACTTGTCTCATCTCTGTCACAGATGTGAAGCGGAGAAgctcagagaagaaaatgctaTTCTGAAAAACGAAGTGACTTTATTAAACGAGGAAGGTAGCGCTTCCAGCCTGAAACTGAGGGAGCTAAATGGGTCCCGAGAAGAAATGCGGTAAGAATTCAGTGGGGCACATACCACATGTATGCCTTCAGGCTCTCGCTGCAGTGCAGACACGATGGTTACATCCCTTCTCTCAAAGCTCCTACACGTGTTAGATATTCTACAAAGTTTGAAATAGGCTTATTTCATGGTGCTGTTGGAAATCCAGCTGGCTGACAGTCTATTCCTCATCCTGTTCACCTGCCCAAGCTTGTCCTGCCCGTTCCTAGAGCCAAAGCAGTGGCTTAACTGTAGGAGTTCAGATGACCCAGTAATGCATACAAATGCAGGACCTACTTATGAGCTGACCTGAGGCAATTCTTCTTGCTTCAGCAAAGGTAGAGCTTGTTGGGCTGGTGTAGCCTTAAAAAAGGCAGGAAGAGGTACAGTGTGACAAAGTATTTCAGTGATTTGGTCTTTTGCAAGTAGATAACCATCCATGACACTGGGAGTATTCTTCCCTTCCAGGAAAGATCTACATGGGGTACCCTGAGGAATTGAGCACTTGACGAGGCTGTGCAAAACAGTGATGttaagcaataaataaatatccAGAATTACCCTTTCTGGTGATGTCAGAAACCAGCCTGTTCTTGTAGGCCTGTATATTAAGAAGTGACCCTAATGTTAACGAGCTTTCATTTTTCCTTAGGCAAAAGATAGAGGCTGTGAGAAAGGAGAAAGTGGCTGTACAGAAGATGGTTGACAACTTGAAAAAGCAGGTATATGGACCGAGCCCATAACCTTCTCTGTAGAAATCATCACTGTATAAAAGCTGTGCCTTAGATGGTCACAGAGGCAGTAGAAAATGACCATTATATACATTTAAACTTTTTGataattgttttcctttaactCTTTGGGACCAATATGAGGCTTGTTTGACCTGATCAGGTGACAGTCACAATGTTACTGTAATTATCTGACCTGAGATCACTTTCCATAGTCAACTTGGAAAGTTTATTTAATGGAAATATAAagttaaaatctttcttttgtagCCTTTGTGGGTAATGCTCTGCAGTAGCCCATGGGAAACAGAGGTTATGTGACTCAGTCTCTACTTACTTCCCAGCTAGCTGGGTCTAGGAATGCTGCCAGCTGTGACCCTTTGGTTATATCCATGAGACTGCTACTTTTATTTTAAGGGTGGTTTCTTATGCTAGGCAAAGTAGAAGGTTTAAGTAGCTCTTACATTCACATCCCTCTTAGTATTGCTCAGTAAAATTTCTGCTTGCTCAGAATAATCTACTAGCTCACCAGCATAACCCTCAAAATATACATCAGCATGGCAAAGGGAAGGAGGAACAGAGTGGTGTGCCAGATGACTGATATCATAATTGATATGATTGAGGCCAATTATGAGGAATTAACAGTTTGTGAGGCTGACCATGCACACAACAGGCCATCAGGAGGATTCCTACTCTTACAGTTGATTTTTGTCTTAAAATGAAGGCATGGAACATGTTAAATATGctttaaggaaataaagaaagTGCTACAGGGGTCATGACTGTTATACAGAGTACAGTTAACTGCCATGTCCCAGTGCTCTGAGtcaccattttgtgattctgttgTCTTGGCTGAGCCATTGAATTGGAGTGACACTTGTCAGCTTTTGGATCATCTAAatagaaaggaaatgtttttaaaatctgctctCCATTGTGGAAATAGTCATAACTGACACTGCTGTCCCAATTCAGGTAGCAGATCTGAAGACCAGGAACCAGCAGCTGGACTCTGAAAATACAGAACTTAGCCAGAGGAACTCCAAAAATCAAGCAGATGTGCAGGATCTTAATCAACAGCTAGCAAGGGTACTCaagcaaaaggaaagggaagCAGGAAAATGTACCCTGGAGGAATGGGAAAAGGAGAGACTGGTACTGAAAGAGGAACTGGAAAACTCCAAAGTAAAGGTACGGGATTATGCTGTCTCTCGTGGTATGAAACAATTGAATTTTTAGGATTACACAGGTGCTATGGAATTAGCATGCCTTTCTCGAGCTGTGCGTGGCTTTCAAAGCTAAACTTCCCTAAGTACTAGGCACAAACATACAGGTATGCGGTAGTGAGGGTGGAAGGAAAGCATGGCAGCAGCCAAAAGCCGGGAGGTAGAAGTCTGCAGGTTTGTCTTGAAAATGGAGCTTAGTGATGCTAAATATTTACCTGCATTTTCCAGCATGCCTGTTCAGTCCAGTGCCATCCCAGCTCTAATCCGTATCACTGGCTGCAGCATCCTCTGGTTAACCTTTGTTGCCCTGCGTGTCTCCTCAGTTGAAATCTGagccttttattttttgcagtcaTCAAATATGGTGTCTTCCTTGGAGATGGAGCTGTCAAAAATGAAGGTTCAAGCTCATATATTGGAGCAGGAGAACCACATCCTCAAGCAGGAACTTGAGAAGACAAAACAGGTATGGCATCCTATTGAGTGCCATCAGATAATGCTGGCTGTCTTTGTATTCTCTTGCTCAACTTGGAGatagtttttgttggttttttttttaaagaaaggtcaTAACCGGAAGGGAATATAAATCCTCTTGAAAGAGTCTCTGGGTACAATGCACAATTGTTCTAATAAGGTTGGTTTCGCTTAGCCTTTGCGAAAAGGTCTTCCAGAGTAGTGGATCTACAAAGATAGACTTTGACAATGAAGACAAAGATTTAAAGCTTTAATCAAGGACTAGACAGGGCTTTTCTAGTTCGTGCAGACGGGATAGGCAGGGGAACGTCTTCCTGTGTAACTGGTGATACC
The sequence above is drawn from the Strix aluco isolate bStrAlu1 chromosome 4, bStrAlu1.hap1, whole genome shotgun sequence genome and encodes:
- the NIN gene encoding ninein, which translates into the protein MDEAEQDQYEARLKELFDSFDSTGTGSLGQEELTDLCHMLHLEEVAPALQQTLLQGNVLGRVHFDQFKEALILILSRTLSNEEHFQEPDSSPEAQPKYIKGGKRYGRRSLPEFQESVEDFAEVTVIEPLSEEAHPPHIASSGCEEHWKTRDSEEYEAEGQLRFWNPDDLNASPSTSLPTPDWIEEKLQEVCEHLGITRDGHLNRKKLISICEQYGLQTAAGEVLEEVLHNLEQDGTMSIEDFFYGLFKNGKSLTPSASTPYRQLKRHLSMQSFDESGRRTTTPSAMPSTVGFCLFSSLDDGMGYGCVEDVLDCWHQEGIENSQEILKALDFSLDGKVNLTELTLALENELLITKNGVHQAALASFKTEIRHLLERVDQVAREKEKLRSDLEKAEKLKSLMASEVDDHHAAIERRNEYNLRKLDEEYKERIAALKNELRREREQILQQANKQRLDLEQEIEKLKTDENYIRDRLALSLKENSRLESELLETGEKLAEYESLASKLQRNLENVLAEKFGDLDPSSAEFFLQEERLAQMRSEYERQCRELQDQIDELHSELEEYRAQGKVLRPSLKNSLSEEFDIDMKSHGNSGIEPDQGLGSEDCNPLNMSIEAEMAIEQMKEQHHRDLHHLKQELEDTVSHYEKQLDETKIHCEKEQEDMRKKYTEEMHVMEKQITGLKNQIAELQGEAAELREQQEKLDCKYNDEKNKLQMRFDEEKANLQELLRQEHEEDVRARLEQVNEKFSQEREELIQNGVWVEEKMRVLVQTLQEEKGELERGFHEQLKRMAEVHALEKEELQQELLRKHEHDLEEERKKMESDYNRRASHAETQFSVDTQILVNKYEETIQNLEGRYQRELHELAEQQREEKSQWEFEKDEIAQEVAEAHEQLKESLANEKAVSSALTQEKDLLEKNFKEEVNKLVCEREQLQKELRDLRNAAEKQEKKLNDKIIQLQNDHEKELKNKEERISVVEENGKLVRQKLERLDSEYKQEKEDLNSKLLTLESLNKDICVRAETEKAEMSLEISDLQGKIQKLQWETHNFSALQNHYRVLENEYAKAKSKIASFSGMAPLGDDADVLLNLQKVHEQAVKENVRMAAEITRLQHRLQAAEREPVQPPSPGCSDSSSAPSQLPDEMDPIFEGLPSDCEDADKGTDSNVLPLLEADTIDLEEMSEIDSDLEKAHVKARAGGRALEVQVCQTQGSKAALEADGNQDCDKNQELLSRVPLLQKRRDIEKKLERVPRPKMLHNDVKQQKVHLLNHRIAPKTKGFVSDALKLQVELEKAEELSEASLLLDHAPGSTNGDLKSVIAQLWKRVTELEDRLMAQAKLLSLQEEIQVENEDLKSEMVKLVEKNKVLENNLRKLRSLHCELEESQLESIKLREKNTQLLQKVKELEDVQEQDTQGNIDAHSDQLRLRCQLGKLEKHATAFTGQQDKHAPSDSLVKEMSLEKRELQEPNRKLKEKAAALVSPTNMHSHEEREERKTVTQGLQSTCTELQQKVDLLRCEAEKLREENAILKNEVTLLNEEGSASSLKLRELNGSREEMRQKIEAVRKEKVAVQKMVDNLKKQVADLKTRNQQLDSENTELSQRNSKNQADVQDLNQQLARVLKQKEREAGKCTLEEWEKERLVLKEELENSKVKSSNMVSSLEMELSKMKVQAHILEQENHILKQELEKTKQLPRCPDLSDLQTEVSSLITKNEKLQKEKEALSEELNRCIDKVAKVSCLESAIGSLKQEQKSWEQQSQTLKTQLTVSQEKVQSLDETLQNANLQMSRLKSDLRVTQQEKETLKQEVMSLHKQLQNANEKTRVLELAVPSSGLQDQQRQLDWDELDQLTKQEQQLLRQENERLQREVQSTKTDLTHSREKIRQLESTILSLKHQKHQSQSGIVKAIEQEKLSLKRECEQLQKELSSANRKISQMNSLERELETSSENEGLRKKQVKLDDQLMEMLHSSASVMLSKSPHSRELQQQGCAMVPKEQFLQLQHQLLQAERRSQRLQEELESRPSETNMQQGGHEQLLKMMEERMMDVEQKLRLVKRLLQDKVNQLKEQLSKNTKADAMVKDLYVENAQLLKALEMTEQRQKTAERKNYLLEEKIANLNRIVKNLASPSFNSASEIRL